DNA sequence from the Armigeres subalbatus isolate Guangzhou_Male chromosome 1, GZ_Asu_2, whole genome shotgun sequence genome:
aatccctgcctttcgtattaccgtattactccctccaaagcgatgttgaatagcaggtaCGAAaggccatcaccttgccgtaaccctttgCGCGTTTAAAAAGGACTCGAGATTTCCCATCTATGGTCGCCTCGACCAAccatatcagtttatccggaaacccGTATTCGTTTTAGCTACCATAGCTGgtttcgatcgattgtatcataagcggctttgaagtcgatgaatatatgatgtgtgggcacgttgtattcgcgccATTTTTGAGATACTTGGTCCGAGCTAGAGCGATCGCCcatgaatcccgcctggtactaccTCACGAACTCGCTTGCAAATGTTGTGTAATGTTTATTGTTAACACCTTTGCACTGAATAAATTGTACAAGATAATAACTGGAAACAGATATTCAAGCCTATTTATTACAATGCTGAATCCAACATGAATGCAGTTTATAGAATATGTCACGTTTTATGGGGGATGATTCAAATAGTAATGCTTCAATCTATTTTAGGATGCctaactttaaacgcttttcgATAAACTTCGTAGCATCAGAAATAAGATTCTGTTCATAAACATACAGAATCCATTTTTCTGGAAACAGTTCTCTAagtaataggggaactgttccgatctccatcccactgtacatatatccatctcatcgctaaacaaagaaatacggcaccaaattcgtcgcttctttttgtcaacatgcgtgctcactggtgaaaaaaatcacaaaaataataaacaaaccaaattcctttccattgctttgtttttgatgggatggaaatatgaGCTATGAGAttaagtggcgaaccgttcccctatgtaATATGAGTAGTATACTCTGTGTTTCATCATTATCTCACATTTCCTAGAAGACCCCAAACTCGAATCCAGCCAACCAGCGCAGTTTGCTTGGTAGCCATGCATCTTACCGTTAAGCAATCAAAATCCTAACAAATCAATCTACTAAAAGTTGTGTCCTTCCATTTGTACTTTTGCTTCAAACTGAAATAAATCAATTCTCCGATAAATGCGACCGCAGATATTCCCAAACCGATGCCCACCAGGAAAAAAGCGCCTTCGATATGCGCAACTGTCAAAACAATCTGCACGTCACCATGACCACCGCCACCTCCGCCGCTCGAACCCGTATCGATACGGATCTTATTACTCTCCACTTGCCACTTCCCTAGCAGCCCGGACTCGCTTATCCTTCTAATCAGATCGTTGATCTTCGGCAAGATATGAAAGTCTTTCTTCACCATCATTTCCACCGGGTACGTCTGTATATTAGCGGTCCTAGGGAAGCAGAACATCTCCGCTTCACCGATGGTCTTGCTGTTCTGAGAATGTGCTCTGGAAACTGCCACCGCTACAGATTGCTCCGAATTCAAACGCGCTAGACAATCATCTACATCAGGGCATGTCTTGTAAACACTGGCGACGTGTTTAGAGACATGGTCCGGCTTATCGAAGAAAACCAGAGTGTTCTCCGGTCCTACGAAGCTGAAGGCTTTCTCTATAGCGGCTTCCGCTGTACTGATCTGTTTCTCAAAACGGGGTCGTGTCATGACGGTTATGAGGAAACTGTGATGGGCAACGTCCCAGTGCATCCCGTAGAACATGTACACTAGTAGGAACAGCCGAATGGATAACCGTTGCGGCCAATAAGTCGCGGAGAGACCCAACGACAGAGCTAATGACTGTACCAACATCCAGGAATAGTTCTCCGGGTAACCTTCTTCGAAGAAGTTGAAGCCTGCAATAACGCCGGCAGATACGAAAATGATTCCTATGGCCAACATCCAGATCCAGATGTTGAAAATGATGAACACGTTGGGCCACTTGGGTGCTAGTCGGGCCGGTGGAACGCACCACGTTAGGTCGTCCTGGTAGTAGGGGATGGTGGACGAGAGAAGCTTCCGGCTGATGGGGTTCTCGTACAAACCACCGATCATGATGTCGGATTGCCTGTTTGGGAAAAAGATTCTTAAAATTGAAATAAGGAATTTGCCTCGAATTAAGCTATACTAACCTTTTAATCAAATCAGCGTAGAACCCGATGTCTTTGTTGACCGTAATCCGCGCCGTTGCTCTTTCTCCATCAATAATCCTATACACGGGTATGAGTTTTAAACGAGCGGAAATAGCTTCAATCATCAACACTTCAAAACCTTTCTCAACAGACGTTCCGTTTCCAACTACGAACGGTTCCCAAATAGCGGTAGACACCTTCAGCGGACAATCGTTGAAGTATTTGGGAATCTTTGGCTCAAATTCGGAGAAGAAATGCTGCTCCCGAAACACCCATTCCGTGTTCCGAGAACTGTCGGGGAACGTTAGCGAAGAATCATTGAAGAATGTTTCATTGTGGTATTCAACAAATGTTTCGTCCTCTCGGGTATCATCCACTTGTTCCGGCTCATCAACGACTATTTCAACATACTCACACTCATCAATCATTCGGATGTTGATTATTTCATCGGCACAACGCCCATTCTCGTATGGAAACCAAGACCAAACTTCCAAGACGCTCGTATTGTACCTCTGAACCATGACGTTGACATTCAGAAACCAATAATCGAATAGCTTTTGCAACGCCTTTCGAACTTCAACTTCGAAAACCTCTGGCGTCATTTCCGAGGTGAACAAAATTACCACCTGGGCCAACGGATTCAACGTCGGTAATCTTCTGAACATGCTTATGTGGGAAgctagctcggaagcctcacgCACCATCAGGAAGTAATTTTTGGCCCTATCCGTCACGTGCGAAGCATCCGGGTGCAGCCGACGACTGTTCTTCGGCATGATTCCCATCTCATGCCGCGGATCTTCGTGAAAAGATTTCAGAAGGTTAATCTGGAACAGCGACGAGTCCGGTTTGAGGTAAATCAACCCCAGCGAACCCTTAATGGCGCGTTCGGATTTGTAATACTTGTCACATAGGTGTTTCACACAGGGAACTATCGTCACGAGATTCTCGGGCGACTCGAGAAGTATGTCCTCGGGAAGGGCATCCACAAGCACCGGACTAAGAGTGGAAATCAAAACAATATACCACAACATGTTTGCCTGCGGGGGTATTTGCAGTGCTATGCTTTATAAAGAATCGGAGTTATAAACAAAATTGCTCTCCGATCGCCCGTATgtaatcaatttcaaattaccGAGTAAATATTTGAACTGACACCAATTTGGTGCGGGGGAAGGTACGCGATGAAGGCAGAAATCATTTATAGAAAGGGTGCTGGCTTGTTGGGCGCAATTATTGACGATTATAATCAATAATACTGTCGGGCACGCACATTAAATTAGTGTTCGACATTCTTGTCttatgaaaaagtgacgtatgcgctaATTTACTGCCTACgggtttttatttttctgttcaTCGAGCTCTTGATGAGTACTAACTCGATAACACCatatttggaaaatggcgtatacgtcagtttttcagattacggctgTATAGCTACATTGTTAGCAAATAAATTGCCCAATTATCTTGCGAAAATAATACGGTTTTGATTGTTTTTACTTTATGCAATCCAAACCTAATGTgaaaagattttaattttattgtattttcaaaacaattgaggtcttttcatagaaattaggaaattcagaaaaaaaggtTATGATTCGGCAtcttataaaacaaaatttaaccaAAATTAGGTATTTTCGACATGCTGGGATTTCTCAATTTAACAAATTGTGTTACAATTTTGGGATGATAATCAGAATCCATTGACTCTACTGTTCCGCCATTGTTCCGAAAACGAGACCAGGCCATATAGCGGATTTGAAGGGGATGAAAAAATGATATGGACATAACACCCTTTAAAACGACGGAACAATTCGCGACTACGAAGCTAATTTATTCACAAACAAtctaacagttttttttattgtaaaagaaCAAAAAGGAGGTAATCGCAACAAATTTTACACACATTTTATGCCTCGCACATGAATAATAATGAGTTAGCGCCATAGTAGTGAGAAGAGAAGGCCTTGGCTTCGTTTTATAGTCCCGAATTAGATTTTGCATGGGTTGTTGCAGTTAGTTACgagacgtctggtcacattaagtTAGTACAGTCTATATCGTTACTAGATACTGTGTCACGATCTGCACTCTACAATTGCCACTGGATTTTAGAAGATTCATTAAGATTTACTAAGACAAATACTCAAGTTTGACcgttttctgaatgaatttgatTGCTTTACGATCATCTAGATTAATAAATGTAGGTATCATAAATAGCATGTTAATCAATTTCGGACATGTCTACTTACCTGAAAGGCTGGAAAACAAACGATTATTTGGGCGGCACGTCGTGACAGAAGTATAACAAATGGTCATGTTGGAAAAGCAAGTGAGCAACTGTTGTCGGTAATTGCCGCATTATGACAACGTGACTCAACTACCGAGTTAGTCCGAAAATGATTCAAGATCGCATGAGTGTTGCCCTCAGTCCCTCGAGAACCACCTCAAGTGTGTTTATTCGAgttaattgaattgaaatttgacATACCAATCCGTTCGGACCGATCGTGTTTCGTGGGAGAAGGACGCCACTTGAGGTATATTGTGGTGTCACGACCCCTTTTTTATGCGCACAATCCAAGCAAACCATGCACCTCTGACTCTGGGTAGTCCTGATTCTGAATCCATAATTTGCAATCACTGTCCGCCTGCTGCGCTGTTTTTTTCTCGCGATCGTCCCAAGATCACCCAGTTCTTTCAAGTTGGCATTGAGCGTGTTACTGTGCGTGCGTGTTTGCAccaagattgattttttttcggttttgaacATTCTTCTCGATAATTGGCATTTACCCATATGTCCGATTGGAGGGTGTAAAACTTGATTGTGTTTTTCGGGTGTTTATTTTTAGCGCGGGATCGGTTTCCTTTTCAATGAAATGGCAAAGTTGTTTTCGTCTGATTACTGTTGATAGTCAAAACAAGTTTATATTCATCTTGTAATCCGACGATTCTGTAGATGGAAAGTCAATCTTCCATTCAAAGTAAAACAAGGGCCGTCCGGACTCGATCTGATCGAAATTCACTTTCAAAACAAGTAATCTAATACGAGTGACCTAACTCCACAGTGGAATAGGCAAAGCATGCTACACCGACGCAACGTGTTGGGAGTTACGTGACGTACCTACGAACCACAAATCCAATGCTCTGGCATAACATTTCGATAATCGGTCAGGGTGTCACATACGATTTGTACGATCGACGCGTGACAAGTAGATTTTTGTAGTGACATCGGATATACTATGTACCGGGTAACAAGATATGCCAGTTATCGTCATTGGGTGGCGAAAGAGAATGGCTCAATGAGTTTatgttcacctgtcataagactagtTAATATTGTTCAATGGTATTCCGTTTTTCATGTTGGAACTCGacgttctatatctcgatatctctccccaTGTCGATGGTGTTTTCGGtctcttcaatctacatacatttttgctctcTACATCTCGAAAATCTCCTTATCTTGATATATCTCTATCTCTATgttttctgatcatattttgttcaagaTTCACCCTCCCTATGTCGACATTTTCAAATCTCTAGGCTACTAGAGCACCTTGGGGGTAATAACAAACACATAaaaaacaagaaatgacatttgtttcgtTGTCGTTCCATAGCAACgaacttttgacgtaaactacgtctaagcggaagactcggatacagggtgtaaaacggaggtttccaaattcgagaccaaCACGAAATTAGGAGAGACTTCAAACGCTATTAGCGttttcgagattttcttatcaatcgattcggaagctctccagcaatttgtcaattccaTCGATACTATAGATTAtcaacactattaaaaatgttatttctttccaaacccggtaaaaaaaagcagaaataatcaatcacattcatgcatccccaacacggacattaAAATATTGtgaggtacgggccttttggctcactgcttcgttttccctgcgTATAAAAAGATCCGtgtttgctcgcgcatttttttcttGAGTTTTTTATCGTTCGTTCGATGTGTTTACGTTTTCGGCTCGTCGCGTTAGTTTaatttctcccggacccgtcatgggagactcggtggtcGACTCGGGCGCGGAAAAGGTGCCGAAGCGCACTGCACTCGGAGTCGCAGGTAACctctccaagcagcttttgcagagcaacgtataTTCGTCGTTGCCAATCGATGATGCCGGAAATCCGCCGAGGAAAcgaaagaagcagcaatcgcagctgccgctgGTGCGCAAGTAGAAGTACACACCGGTTTTTTTAATGGTGATCCACTGGATTTGCGCCTGAAAATTCGCCGGCTGATCGCTAAGTGGCTGAATTGTACTTTTCAGCTCTCCAGCGAGGGTGTCATAGTGATCCCGACAAACAAGGACCATTATCAATTCGTCGTGGAGTTTCTCGAGGTCCAGAAGTATAAGTACTACACTCacgaccaccccggcacgaaggaTTTTACTGTGAGGACTCCATGACATGGAGGTGGAGGAGCTCCaagctgagctcgaaagttCCAAAAGTGAGcagagttcctggaaatccggaaaaaGGCTACCGAAGAAGAATCGTTTTCCTAtactcaacgaggtgaactatccGGCTATCGCGGCTCCCCGTCGAGCGATTCCAATCCTCCCACCGTTacaaccgcacaagcgactggcatcAGCAGCTGCGTCGGTTCAAGCTGCAGCACCTCCGGATCCATCCTCCATCGGCCCCCGCtctctcctcctggattccgcCGACAGCAAGATGAGCATCCCCTACCCCCGGAGGATTTCGCTCCGCTCTACACCCCGGAGCAGCTTGCTTCGATATTCACTCAACTTGCGGCTCGGCTTCGAAGCTGCAAATCCCGGTTCGACCAGATCTACACTCTGGGCcttttcgtcattgaaaatggcttctAGGTTGAATCTGGTAAACTGGAACGCTTACTCACTCAAGAGCAGAATCGTCGAGCTtagcgatttccttcaggaaatggagattgacgcggctttcatcaccgaaacccacctgaagtccgaggtaagtgcaacaatttcgggttttaggctggtgaggatcgatcgaacaagctccagagggggAGGAGTCGCAATCGCCTTGCGGAGCAACATTGCCTGTCGCCTGCTGCCGGACTTCAAGTTCAAATCATCGAATCCGTTGGAGTGAAAGTCACCATCTCCGTCGGAGTCACCACgttcatcgtggcttactgtcccacacaTTTCAAAGTCGACTTCGGCACGTTCATCATCGCAggagacctgaacgcaaagcaccaat
Encoded proteins:
- the LOC134212439 gene encoding uncharacterized protein LOC134212439 is translated as MLWYIVLISTLSPVLVDALPEDILLESPENLVTIVPCVKHLCDKYYKSERAIKGSLGLIYLKPDSSLFQINLLKSFHEDPRHEMGIMPKNSRRLHPDASHVTDRAKNYFLMVREASELASHISMFRRLPTLNPLAQVVILFTSEMTPEVFEVEVRKALQKLFDYWFLNVNVMVQRYNTSVLEVWSWFPYENGRCADEIINIRMIDECEYVEIVVDEPEQVDDTREDETFVEYHNETFFNDSSLTFPDSSRNTEWVFREQHFFSEFEPKIPKYFNDCPLKVSTAIWEPFVVGNGTSVEKGFEVLMIEAISARLKLIPVYRIIDGERATARITVNKDIGFYADLIKRQSDIMIGGLYENPISRKLLSSTIPYYQDDLTWCVPPARLAPKWPNVFIIFNIWIWMLAIGIIFVSAGVIAGFNFFEEGYPENYSWMLVQSLALSLGLSATYWPQRLSIRLFLLVYMFYGMHWDVAHHSFLITVMTRPRFEKQISTAEAAIEKAFSFVGPENTLVFFDKPDHVSKHVASVYKTCPDVDDCLARLNSEQSVAVAVSRAHSQNSKTIGEAEMFCFPRTANIQTYPVEMMVKKDFHILPKINDLIRRISESGLLGKWQVESNKIRIDTGSSGGGGGGHGDVQIVLTVAHIEGAFFLVGIGLGISAVAFIGELIYFSLKQKYKWKDTTFSRLIC